In Thermococcus zilligii AN1, a genomic segment contains:
- a CDS encoding microsomal dipeptidase, whose amino-acid sequence MRPPLGRHVGHGHIEYLVDLAGYKHPSPGFDFVYHLLKWSDRSMGSFENESKIAALIERPRENPGHKEADALTFENFRGFSEGFAG is encoded by the coding sequence GTGAGGCCGCCCCTTGGCAGGCACGTTGGTCATGGTCACATTGAGTATCTGGTTGACCTGGCGGGCTACAAGCACCCCAGCCCGGGTTTTGACTTCGTCTACCACCTTCTCAAATGGAGCGACAGAAGCATGGGGAGCTTCGAGAACGAATCGAAAATAGCCGCTCTAATCGAGAGGCCACGAGAGAACCCTGGCCACAAAGAGGCGGACGCCCTAACCTTCGAAAACTTCAGAGGATTTTCGGAGGGGTTTGCGGGATGA
- a CDS encoding RAD55 family ATPase: MDVPARIPTGIKGFDQIIEGGLLPGKTYLLTGPPGSGKTTFSMHFLLEGARKGENTAYVSLIHDPIEAVKDMARFDPAVWSYVKSGKIFLQDYGKTLWKGVGKPPTWGSVLMSIKEIAASQRVSRLVVDPITAIEFSNTNPAEKRAQLANFIRTIEEMGVTAILVAELTDLDKYTEEYYLADGVIMLHYFMDDAVGDMVRGVQVLKMRRTRHETRIFPLKFTDRGLVVTQQKGDLSEER; this comes from the coding sequence ATGGACGTACCGGCCAGGATCCCCACGGGGATTAAAGGGTTTGACCAGATCATAGAGGGTGGTCTTTTACCTGGTAAAACTTATCTCCTCACTGGCCCTCCCGGGAGCGGCAAAACGACTTTTTCGATGCACTTCCTTCTTGAGGGGGCCAGAAAAGGCGAGAACACTGCTTACGTCTCCCTCATCCACGATCCAATCGAGGCAGTTAAGGACATGGCCCGCTTCGATCCCGCCGTGTGGAGCTATGTGAAGTCGGGCAAGATATTCCTCCAGGACTACGGTAAGACCCTCTGGAAGGGAGTCGGCAAACCCCCGACATGGGGGAGCGTTCTGATGAGCATCAAGGAGATAGCCGCATCCCAGAGGGTATCCAGGCTCGTAGTAGACCCCATTACTGCGATAGAGTTCAGCAACACTAATCCCGCCGAGAAGAGGGCGCAGCTGGCCAACTTCATAAGGACGATCGAGGAGATGGGGGTAACAGCTATCCTCGTGGCGGAGCTGACGGATCTGGATAAATACACCGAGGAGTACTACCTGGCCGACGGGGTGATAATGCTGCACTACTTCATGGACGACGCTGTGGGGGACATGGTGCGCGGGGTGCAGGTTCTGAAGATGCGCAGGACGAGGCATGAAACGCGCATATTCCCCCTGAAGTTCACGGACAGGGGCCTGGTCGTGACTCAACAGAAGGGGGATCTAAGTGAGGAGAGATAG